A window from Camelina sativa cultivar DH55 unplaced genomic scaffold, Cs unpScaffold01215, whole genome shotgun sequence encodes these proteins:
- the LOC104774052 gene encoding non-specific lipid-transfer protein-like protein At2g13820 isoform X2: MGYRSNCTITFVAFVAALWGVTTAQPSGSCVSTLTTLSPCLSYVTGNSTTPSQSCCSQLDSVIKSSPQCICSAVNSPIPNIGLNINRTQALQLPNACNIQTPPLNQCNATGPTAPSPAEETTAPGVTLTPTSSPGARSGVKGGSKITPSAGFGSSTGNVHRVPQHLLMFAVCVFVVCTSYFR; the protein is encoded by the exons ATGGGATATAGAAGCAACTGCACGATCACATTTGTAGCCTTCGTGGCAGCTCTATGGGGGGTTACAACAGCACAGCCCAGCGGGTCATGCGTGAGCACTTTGACCACCCTCTCTCCGTGCCTCAGCTACGTCACTGGAAACTCAACCACTCCCTCACAGAGTTGCTGCTCTCAGCTTGACTCTGTTATCAAATCTTCGCCGCAATGCATTTGTTCAGCCGTCAACAGTCCGATCCCCAACATAGGCCTTAACATTAACCGCACACAGGCGTTGCAGCTCCCCAATGCCTGCAACATTCAGACGCCTCCCCTCAATCAATGCAACG ccactggtccaacagCACCTTCACCGGCGGAGGAAACCACAGCCCCAGGTGTGACACTTACCCCTACCTCGTCTCCAGGTGCTCGTTCAG GAGTTAAAGGTGGTTCCAAGATAACTCCCTCCGCTGGTTTCGGCTCGTCCACCGGGAACGTCCACCGCGTGCCGCAGCATCTTCTTATGTTTGCTGTATGTGTATTTGTGGTGTGCACCTCTTATTTTCGTTAA
- the LOC104774052 gene encoding non-specific lipid-transfer protein-like protein At2g13820 isoform X1 has protein sequence MGYRSNCTITFVAFVAALWGVTTAQPSGSCVSTLTTLSPCLSYVTGNSTTPSQSCCSQLDSVIKSSPQCICSAVNSPIPNIGLNINRTQALQLPNACNIQTPPLNQCNEATGPTAPSPAEETTAPGVTLTPTSSPGARSGVKGGSKITPSAGFGSSTGNVHRVPQHLLMFAVCVFVVCTSYFR, from the exons ATGGGATATAGAAGCAACTGCACGATCACATTTGTAGCCTTCGTGGCAGCTCTATGGGGGGTTACAACAGCACAGCCCAGCGGGTCATGCGTGAGCACTTTGACCACCCTCTCTCCGTGCCTCAGCTACGTCACTGGAAACTCAACCACTCCCTCACAGAGTTGCTGCTCTCAGCTTGACTCTGTTATCAAATCTTCGCCGCAATGCATTTGTTCAGCCGTCAACAGTCCGATCCCCAACATAGGCCTTAACATTAACCGCACACAGGCGTTGCAGCTCCCCAATGCCTGCAACATTCAGACGCCTCCCCTCAATCAATGCAACG aagccactggtccaacagCACCTTCACCGGCGGAGGAAACCACAGCCCCAGGTGTGACACTTACCCCTACCTCGTCTCCAGGTGCTCGTTCAG GAGTTAAAGGTGGTTCCAAGATAACTCCCTCCGCTGGTTTCGGCTCGTCCACCGGGAACGTCCACCGCGTGCCGCAGCATCTTCTTATGTTTGCTGTATGTGTATTTGTGGTGTGCACCTCTTATTTTCGTTAA